In Thermodesulfovibrionales bacterium, a single window of DNA contains:
- a CDS encoding translocation/assembly module TamB domain-containing protein: protein MGKITIGSVKAMIKKPGKKVLFCLSLALAVLALVLVTRGPYISNQLKKLVLPELSSATGRQVMARKISISLFPLYIDARGLKVSEHGKEILQVPRIKGYVALQGLLRKELVLKRLVIMEPSVRTDESQVRDIIRSIKKYLEAEKKAPLKVVVKAIVLNKGTFVFRYGENSFSGNGFRGEAVINPAGEPDSARPSIPKLNFALEDLSSNIKGWPEIKSEVRGSLAVKDDGTVDIKGIQVGVYGSLMNASGTYGKAEGNFQVRLGLFMDSLKRLFGLKRRGEGQVSAKGSIRLRPDDFARSAVDMEIKGDLYLQTLMELLKVKERVEGALTFSGSLKGSPDQLIGMGKTRLKRGNLFDVDLDELTCTITYGDGKLNFTDGKGSLYGGNADAEAILSVRGPAYYSLHVTFSDVQSPSAFKLIRWDPGIPRGKVKGELSASGETFNPSGWFDYESAMEGKDFLGRVKKVRGSFRLNNDLLTLTDTEVNTPKTSIKGNGDVDLRSSLLSLRTEMKTADITDLTLPYLEDFRGSGTVSGTVTGKFDNPVISAKARFQNTSFIGYFLGAAEGEVEYRKDLLDVKDLVAVDTGGSAGPVTTVLKGSVGFPEAKEIFDFKGPKYALKVSVRNGDVERITRFVYKRKLEPYPSGRADVDFSITGKSPAQRYQGFLKARALKMGDLSADSLSSEFSYDSHDLTIKNTLVKKGDSTVTIDGSVSHDDRFSFKVSGSKVFLKDAALKNLPFDAYLTFRAEGRGTVDNPEIDLTGTIEGGRFRDVPVGDGSVKASLKGRALSLEAALFNDRVLLSGKADLTNTMPWTAHLDVRSGRYDFLLGSFLKDLPEDLLINLRGYAELSGDRDHFAAKALVDRLNMTVFGNSFSNDSEILFEVRDKRLALSPFTIRGGSIFFRMSGSMEVNRDYDLVIEGSSSMAPLKFFWKKIDTARGDAQYVFAITGNWDNPKISGGMHISDGVFSLKDLPYHISSLNGYVSMDEDRIMIEKLSCKIGGGSVELSGVAYLKALKLQRFHTDAVLNNVGLELAKDFPANISGNLLYTGTRDSQTLSGDVRINRAAYRQPIEWKSWLLKAKAMEKPRGEIGALEKTRLNVRVEGADDIIINNNMARASLKVDMVLRGTLASPLLFGRVETKTGIVFFRNNEFRILNATADFSDPKRINPVMNITAETTVQGYDIRMSLEGQLDHFTMALSSNPSLEEIEILSLLTVGTLSKGVQGGMGYSAATSFLSGQVQDLAQERVKSITGLDRIGMESSVSKVTGKPEQRLVVAKRLIGDKLSVTYSTSFSSVATDIIRIEYNIGTNVSLIGQRDEAGGFGGGIKFRFGFK from the coding sequence ATGGGAAAGATTACAATAGGGTCTGTTAAGGCGATGATCAAGAAACCGGGGAAAAAGGTTCTCTTTTGCCTGTCCCTTGCTCTTGCCGTTCTGGCCCTTGTCCTCGTCACAAGGGGACCCTACATCTCAAATCAGCTCAAGAAACTTGTCCTCCCAGAACTCTCCTCTGCAACAGGCAGGCAGGTGATGGCACGGAAGATCTCCATCAGCCTCTTCCCCCTTTACATCGATGCCCGGGGACTGAAGGTCTCCGAACACGGAAAGGAGATCCTCCAGGTCCCGAGGATCAAGGGTTATGTGGCATTACAGGGACTCCTCAGGAAAGAACTTGTCCTCAAGCGGCTGGTCATCATGGAGCCCTCTGTCAGGACGGATGAATCCCAGGTAAGGGACATCATCAGGAGCATAAAGAAGTATCTCGAGGCCGAGAAAAAAGCCCCGTTGAAGGTGGTCGTAAAGGCGATCGTGCTGAATAAGGGGACCTTCGTCTTCAGATACGGTGAGAACTCTTTTTCCGGAAACGGGTTTCGTGGAGAGGCTGTTATCAATCCTGCCGGGGAGCCGGATTCGGCCCGGCCATCGATCCCCAAGCTGAACTTCGCGCTTGAGGACCTTTCCTCGAATATCAAGGGCTGGCCTGAGATCAAGAGTGAAGTCAGGGGGTCTCTCGCCGTGAAGGATGATGGAACTGTCGATATTAAGGGAATCCAGGTTGGTGTTTACGGTTCGCTGATGAATGCAAGTGGCACATACGGAAAGGCGGAGGGGAACTTCCAGGTCCGGCTGGGCCTCTTCATGGATTCCCTGAAAAGGCTCTTTGGGCTGAAGCGGCGTGGCGAAGGCCAGGTTTCTGCAAAGGGCTCGATCCGTCTCCGTCCCGACGATTTTGCCCGCTCAGCCGTCGACATGGAGATCAAGGGAGACCTCTACCTCCAGACACTCATGGAGTTGCTTAAGGTGAAGGAGAGGGTTGAAGGAGCGTTGACTTTTAGCGGCAGTCTCAAAGGCTCTCCTGATCAGCTCATTGGCATGGGAAAGACGCGTCTGAAGAGGGGGAACCTCTTTGATGTCGATCTCGACGAACTGACCTGCACCATTACCTACGGGGACGGGAAGCTGAATTTCACCGACGGAAAAGGATCTCTCTATGGAGGGAATGCCGACGCCGAGGCGATTCTCTCAGTCCGCGGACCTGCATATTATTCTCTCCATGTGACGTTCTCCGACGTCCAGAGCCCCTCTGCATTCAAGCTTATTCGATGGGATCCGGGGATCCCCCGTGGGAAGGTAAAGGGTGAATTAAGCGCTTCAGGAGAAACATTCAACCCCTCAGGTTGGTTTGATTATGAGAGCGCTATGGAGGGAAAGGATTTCCTCGGAAGGGTGAAAAAGGTGAGGGGTTCCTTCAGGTTGAACAATGATCTCCTTACCCTCACCGATACTGAAGTGAATACCCCGAAGACCTCTATCAAGGGCAATGGCGATGTCGACCTCAGATCTTCTCTCCTGTCGCTCAGGACGGAGATGAAGACCGCTGATATTACTGATTTGACCCTGCCCTATCTTGAGGACTTCAGAGGCTCGGGGACTGTGTCAGGAACGGTGACGGGGAAGTTCGATAACCCCGTGATCAGCGCCAAGGCCCGCTTTCAGAACACTTCGTTCATCGGTTATTTTCTCGGGGCTGCGGAGGGCGAAGTCGAATACCGGAAGGACCTCCTGGACGTTAAGGATCTCGTTGCCGTAGACACCGGAGGCTCTGCAGGGCCTGTAACGACGGTGCTGAAGGGCTCTGTCGGATTCCCCGAGGCGAAGGAGATCTTCGACTTTAAGGGACCGAAATACGCCCTCAAGGTCTCGGTAAGAAACGGTGATGTGGAGAGGATAACGCGCTTTGTCTACAAAAGGAAGCTTGAGCCCTATCCATCGGGAAGAGCTGACGTAGATTTCAGCATAACCGGAAAATCTCCGGCGCAAAGGTATCAGGGCTTTCTCAAGGCAAGGGCCCTGAAGATGGGCGATCTTTCGGCTGATTCCCTCTCCTCGGAATTCTCTTATGACTCTCATGACCTCACCATCAAGAATACGCTCGTGAAGAAAGGCGATTCCACGGTGACTATCGACGGAAGTGTCTCCCATGATGACCGCTTCAGTTTCAAGGTGTCAGGGAGCAAGGTATTCCTGAAGGACGCGGCACTGAAGAACCTCCCTTTTGATGCATATCTCACGTTTAGGGCGGAAGGCAGGGGGACCGTCGACAACCCCGAGATAGATCTGACCGGGACCATCGAGGGAGGAAGATTCAGAGACGTCCCTGTTGGAGACGGAAGCGTAAAGGCATCCCTCAAAGGCAGGGCGTTGTCCCTGGAAGCGGCCCTCTTTAACGATAGGGTCTTGCTGAGCGGCAAGGCCGATCTGACGAACACGATGCCGTGGACTGCTCACCTCGATGTCAGATCAGGGAGATATGATTTCCTTCTCGGGTCGTTTCTCAAGGATCTGCCAGAAGACCTGCTGATAAACCTCAGGGGCTATGCGGAGCTTTCGGGGGACCGGGACCACTTTGCGGCAAAAGCTCTTGTGGACCGTTTAAACATGACGGTCTTCGGGAACAGCTTTTCAAATGATTCTGAGATACTGTTTGAAGTGAGGGACAAGAGACTCGCGCTTTCGCCGTTCACGATCAGGGGCGGCAGCATCTTTTTCAGGATGAGCGGAAGCATGGAAGTGAATAGGGACTATGACCTTGTGATAGAGGGAAGTTCGTCCATGGCGCCGCTGAAATTTTTTTGGAAGAAGATCGACACCGCGAGGGGTGACGCACAGTATGTCTTTGCCATAACGGGCAACTGGGACAACCCGAAGATCAGCGGCGGCATGCATATCTCGGACGGCGTCTTCAGTCTAAAGGACCTGCCCTACCATATCAGCTCGCTTAACGGCTATGTCTCGATGGATGAAGACAGGATCATGATAGAGAAACTGTCCTGCAAGATTGGAGGCGGAAGCGTCGAGCTTTCGGGTGTCGCCTATCTTAAGGCGCTGAAGTTACAAAGGTTTCACACCGATGCCGTTCTCAACAATGTGGGACTCGAGCTCGCAAAGGACTTCCCTGCGAACATAAGCGGGAACCTCCTTTACACCGGCACCCGTGACTCCCAGACGCTGAGCGGGGATGTCAGGATCAACCGTGCTGCTTACCGGCAGCCCATTGAATGGAAAAGCTGGCTGCTCAAGGCAAAGGCCATGGAGAAGCCCCGCGGCGAGATAGGGGCCCTTGAGAAGACACGGCTGAATGTAAGGGTAGAGGGTGCAGACGACATCATCATAAACAATAACATGGCGAGGGCATCGCTGAAGGTGGATATGGTCTTGAGGGGTACCCTTGCCAGCCCCCTGCTCTTCGGCCGCGTCGAGACGAAGACCGGCATTGTCTTTTTCAGGAATAATGAATTCAGGATCCTCAACGCTACCGCTGATTTTTCCGATCCGAAACGGATAAACCCCGTCATGAATATCACTGCCGAGACAACGGTTCAGGGATATGACATACGGATGAGCCTTGAAGGCCAGCTCGACCATTTCACCATGGCGCTGAGCTCCAACCCCTCTCTCGAAGAGATCGAGATCCTCAGCCTGCTCACCGTCGGCACCCTCTCCAAGGGCGTCCAGGGCGGAATGGGCTACAGTGCAGCAACGTCCTTTCTCTCCGGACAGGTCCAGGACCTCGCTCAAGAGCGGGTAAAGAGCATAACGGGCCTCGACAGGATCGGCATGGAGTCTTCTGTCTCAAAGGTGACGGGAAAACCAGAACAGCGGCTCGTGGTCGCAAAACGTCTTATCGGGGACAAGCTGTCGGTCACCTACTCCACATCGTTCAGTTCCGTTGCAACCGACATAATCAGGATTGAGTACAATATCGGTACCAACGTCTCTCTCATCGGGCAGAGGGATGAAGCAGGCGGCTTTGGCGGCGGCATCAAATTCCGGTTCGGCTTCAAATAG
- the bamA gene encoding outer membrane protein assembly factor BamA, producing MKRLFFLALIILFLLMEVSVSAVQQFVERIDVEGLSSSDKEELLKLLAMEVGNVLDPEKVRLGIKRAFFKGIFEDIEVSADPEWTKVTVFVRERDRIRDISIIGNESLSDRWIRKVFLLKEGRIMRYDLLDDAVKGLESAFAERGFPGARVSVAVSGTSRPYMKDLTITVNEGRPLIMGQMIIHGAPEDEVRWVMNMTEGQIADQEVLKADVKKIKEYYRDRRYLNPVASYRLSDNRVDIDVERGKRLIVRFEGNTVFGSKRLLKELPFFEAGEVRDDLIEEASRKIISLYHSKGYALAQVAPIMPETAETSGDTVELNFFIFEGERITVDSLTFTGLTLPEKKLKEVLPLKESDDYNPELLSSDVDVVREFYVALGYLSVEVEPAQVKIEKDKAMITIAVKEGPRTLIDYVGVTGAVSVTEEEIRKAVRLKHGDPYNEVDIADGRSRVIDVYGERGFLDAEVNAHVEFVPEGARLTFEITEGDRTFFGKTIITGNIATKRQVIERELSHREFEPFNADLLAKERQKLHKLGLFTDVRIEGLDRYDHQRDVRIDVVEGEAGFVEFGFGYSNYDRLNAVIDIGYKNLFGMNRQASLRIGYNSLEKLYSLNYVDPWFLDRKLQLRGTLFHSDREEKNIDTKVILYRYRKNGLSLGIEKQYTSAIKGELYYEYVLSKTRDVQPDMILTDRDSGKVAVSSLRPGIAFDTRDNPFDPHHGVLAGLTLKVASSALASQVNFGKAIFNGSIYHEISKPFVLAVAVRYGVAQGWGPTTILPLVERFFLGGRSTVRGYAQDTLGPRGIFGNPTGGNTFVETNLELRTSLGKGLGLVNFLDSGNVWQKVGDIDWSLKHAVGIGVRYNTPVGPLRVDYGYKLKKEEGLGRSEIFFSIGQAF from the coding sequence ATGAAACGGCTCTTTTTCCTCGCGCTCATAATACTTTTTCTTCTCATGGAAGTCTCTGTAAGCGCAGTTCAGCAGTTTGTAGAACGGATAGACGTCGAAGGCCTCTCTTCCAGCGACAAGGAAGAACTCCTCAAGCTCCTGGCCATGGAAGTCGGCAACGTCCTCGATCCTGAGAAGGTGAGGCTCGGGATAAAGAGGGCCTTCTTCAAAGGGATCTTCGAAGATATAGAGGTCTCTGCCGATCCTGAATGGACGAAGGTGACGGTTTTCGTAAGAGAGAGAGACCGCATCAGGGATATCAGCATCATCGGAAATGAGTCCCTTTCCGACCGGTGGATACGGAAGGTCTTCCTCCTGAAAGAAGGGCGGATCATGCGATACGATCTCCTCGATGATGCGGTGAAGGGGCTGGAAAGCGCCTTTGCTGAGAGAGGGTTTCCAGGCGCAAGGGTATCTGTTGCAGTCTCAGGAACATCAAGGCCCTATATGAAGGATCTGACCATTACGGTCAACGAGGGGAGGCCTCTCATCATGGGGCAAATGATTATCCATGGTGCGCCGGAAGATGAGGTGAGATGGGTGATGAACATGACGGAGGGGCAGATCGCCGACCAGGAAGTCCTCAAGGCGGATGTGAAGAAAATCAAGGAGTACTACAGGGACCGGCGATACTTGAATCCCGTTGCCTCCTACCGGCTTTCCGACAACAGGGTCGATATCGATGTGGAGAGGGGGAAGAGGCTCATCGTTCGGTTTGAGGGAAACACTGTTTTCGGGTCAAAGCGGCTCCTGAAGGAGCTCCCGTTCTTCGAGGCCGGGGAGGTGAGGGATGATCTTATTGAAGAGGCTTCAAGGAAGATCATATCTCTCTACCACAGCAAGGGATATGCCCTTGCCCAGGTGGCGCCGATCATGCCTGAAACAGCGGAAACGTCAGGTGACACTGTAGAACTCAATTTCTTCATCTTCGAAGGAGAACGGATCACCGTTGATTCCCTGACATTCACCGGTCTGACCCTGCCCGAGAAGAAGCTCAAAGAGGTCCTCCCCCTCAAAGAGTCCGATGACTATAATCCTGAACTCCTCTCTTCCGATGTCGACGTGGTGAGAGAGTTTTATGTAGCCCTTGGGTATCTGAGCGTGGAGGTGGAACCGGCCCAGGTCAAGATAGAGAAGGATAAGGCGATGATAACCATAGCGGTAAAGGAAGGGCCAAGAACGCTTATCGACTATGTCGGCGTTACGGGTGCCGTCTCCGTCACAGAAGAAGAGATCAGGAAGGCGGTGAGGTTGAAGCACGGAGACCCTTACAATGAAGTGGACATTGCCGATGGGCGGTCACGGGTCATCGACGTCTACGGTGAGAGAGGATTTCTCGACGCAGAAGTCAATGCTCATGTGGAGTTTGTCCCTGAAGGAGCGCGGCTGACTTTTGAGATCACCGAGGGGGACAGGACGTTCTTCGGCAAGACGATCATCACCGGAAACATCGCGACAAAGCGTCAGGTTATCGAGAGGGAACTTTCCCATCGGGAATTTGAACCCTTCAACGCCGATCTCCTTGCGAAGGAGCGCCAAAAACTTCACAAGCTGGGCCTCTTTACGGATGTCCGGATAGAAGGTCTCGACCGTTACGACCATCAGCGTGATGTCCGCATCGATGTCGTGGAGGGGGAGGCAGGTTTCGTCGAATTCGGCTTCGGATACAGCAATTATGACAGACTGAATGCCGTCATCGATATCGGGTATAAGAACCTCTTCGGAATGAACCGGCAGGCATCGCTCAGGATCGGTTACAATTCACTCGAGAAGCTCTATTCCTTGAATTATGTCGATCCCTGGTTTTTGGACCGGAAGCTGCAGTTGAGGGGGACCCTCTTCCATTCGGACAGGGAAGAAAAGAATATCGACACCAAGGTGATCCTCTACCGGTACCGGAAGAACGGGTTGTCCCTCGGCATCGAAAAGCAATACACGAGCGCCATCAAAGGTGAACTTTACTATGAGTACGTTCTCTCGAAAACCCGCGATGTGCAGCCTGATATGATCCTCACAGACAGGGATTCCGGGAAGGTCGCCGTCAGCAGCCTGCGGCCCGGGATCGCCTTTGATACGAGGGACAACCCCTTTGATCCCCACCATGGTGTGCTGGCGGGGTTGACGCTGAAAGTGGCCTCTTCAGCGCTCGCTTCCCAGGTAAACTTCGGTAAGGCCATCTTCAACGGCAGCATTTACCATGAGATCTCGAAGCCTTTTGTCCTCGCGGTTGCTGTCCGGTATGGTGTTGCGCAGGGTTGGGGTCCCACGACGATCCTGCCCCTCGTGGAGAGATTCTTTCTCGGAGGAAGGAGCACGGTAAGGGGATATGCCCAGGACACCCTCGGACCGAGAGGGATCTTCGGTAATCCGACGGGCGGCAATACCTTTGTCGAGACGAACCTCGAGCTCCGCACGTCTCTTGGCAAGGGGCTCGGCCTCGTCAACTTCCTGGACAGCGGCAATGTCTGGCAGAAAGTGGGAGACATCGACTGGTCCCTGAAACACGCCGTGGGGATTGGTGTACGATACAATACGCCCGTGGGACCGCTGCGTGTCGATTACGGTTACAAACTCAAGAAGGAGGAAGGCCTGGGCAGGAGCGAGATATTCTTCAGCATCGGCCAGGCATTTTGA
- a CDS encoding SurA N-terminal domain-containing protein, with translation MKGRNTKIAVFLSLFFFTLLFLWYSGEAQAELIDRSVAFVNDTVITLSDLKEMYEKTRKVRPDISMKEVLATMINRVLILNEAKRLKFEAKTDDELFNDYVELKVRAFIRIKEEETADFYAKNIQDFKGAPYEAVRDKIEEYLTEKEVNRLLKEQIAELRARAYVKIVMEELR, from the coding sequence ATGAAAGGGCGAAACACGAAGATCGCGGTTTTCTTGAGTCTCTTTTTCTTTACTCTGCTGTTCTTATGGTATAGCGGCGAAGCACAGGCAGAACTTATAGACCGGAGCGTCGCCTTTGTGAACGATACCGTCATCACCCTGAGTGATCTGAAGGAGATGTACGAGAAGACGAGGAAGGTCCGGCCCGACATCTCGATGAAAGAAGTGCTCGCTACCATGATCAACAGGGTCCTGATCCTCAACGAGGCGAAGAGACTGAAGTTCGAGGCAAAGACCGATGATGAACTTTTCAATGATTACGTAGAACTGAAAGTCAGGGCCTTCATAAGAATCAAGGAGGAAGAGACAGCGGACTTTTATGCGAAAAACATACAGGACTTCAAGGGAGCACCCTATGAGGCGGTGAGAGACAAGATTGAGGAGTACCTCACGGAGAAAGAGGTGAACAGGTTGTTAAAAGAACAGATCGCCGAGCTGCGGGCGAGGGCCTACGTGAAGATCGTCATGGAAGAGTTGCGATGA
- a CDS encoding DUF2934 domain-containing protein, whose product MNLHDFIEQMACELYVKSGQIEGRDLDNWLEAESIVWNDIEEEARWVLELRT is encoded by the coding sequence GTGAACCTGCATGATTTCATTGAACAGATGGCATGCGAACTCTATGTGAAGAGCGGACAGATAGAGGGTCGCGACCTCGACAACTGGCTGGAGGCCGAAAGCATTGTGTGGAACGATATTGAGGAGGAGGCGCGATGGGTGCTGGAATTACGGACATAG
- the cas2 gene encoding CRISPR-associated endonuclease Cas2, with the protein MFVIVSYDVATTTPAGQKRLRRVAKACQDYGQRVQYSVFECIVDPAQWTMLRNRLIGEIDPEKDSLRFYYLGSNWKHRVEHVGAKEPLDQEGPLLV; encoded by the coding sequence ATGTTTGTGATTGTGAGCTACGATGTCGCGACTACAACTCCTGCGGGACAGAAGCGGCTGCGCAGAGTTGCGAAGGCTTGTCAGGATTACGGCCAGAGAGTCCAGTACTCTGTATTTGAATGCATCGTGGACCCCGCGCAGTGGACTATGCTGCGTAATAGGCTGATAGGAGAGATCGATCCTGAAAAGGACAGCCTGAGGTTTTATTACCTGGGCTCGAACTGGAAGCATCGCGTTGAACATGTGGGAGCCAAAGAGCCTTTAGACCAGGAAGGACCTTTGCTTGTCTGA
- the cas1c gene encoding type I-C CRISPR-associated endonuclease Cas1c, producing MKKLLNTLFVTTQGAYLSKEGETVAVKIDGEIALRLPVHTLGGIVCFGQVSCSPYLMGFCAENRVAISFLTENGDFLAKVQGPVSGNVLLRREQYRRADDLKASAFIARAVLTGKIANCRTVLQRALRDHSEKIDTDELSQTSQKLSNSIRRLQNESHLDIIRGIEGESANAYFDVFDHLITSQKDDFTFQERNRRPPLDNLNCLLSFIYTLLMHDVRSALESVGLDPAVGFLHRDRPGRYGLALDVMEEFRPFLADRLVLSLVNLAQVQAKGFKKKESGAVWMDDDTRKTVLVAYQKRKQEEIEHPFLKEKVAIGLLPYAQALLMARYLRGDIDNYPPFLWK from the coding sequence GTGAAAAAGCTTCTTAACACTCTCTTTGTTACGACGCAGGGAGCGTATCTTTCGAAAGAAGGTGAAACTGTTGCGGTAAAGATAGACGGCGAAATCGCGCTGCGCTTGCCTGTACACACTCTTGGAGGAATCGTCTGTTTCGGTCAGGTTTCGTGCAGTCCATATCTCATGGGGTTTTGCGCCGAAAATCGGGTCGCCATCAGCTTCCTTACCGAGAACGGCGATTTCCTCGCAAAAGTCCAGGGGCCTGTGTCGGGCAATGTCCTTCTCAGGCGCGAGCAGTACCGTCGCGCTGATGACCTGAAGGCATCTGCATTTATTGCGCGTGCGGTATTGACTGGCAAGATTGCGAACTGCCGCACGGTGCTTCAACGCGCATTGCGCGATCATTCGGAGAAAATTGACACTGATGAGCTTTCTCAAACTTCACAGAAACTATCAAACTCGATACGACGTTTGCAAAATGAATCTCATCTCGACATCATCAGGGGGATAGAAGGGGAATCGGCGAATGCCTATTTTGATGTCTTTGACCATTTGATCACGTCACAGAAAGACGACTTCACCTTCCAAGAACGCAACCGCAGACCGCCGCTCGACAACTTGAACTGCCTGCTGTCGTTCATCTACACCCTTCTGATGCATGATGTACGTTCGGCCCTTGAATCAGTGGGGCTCGATCCGGCCGTGGGATTTTTGCACAGAGACCGTCCGGGGCGTTACGGTCTTGCGCTTGACGTGATGGAGGAATTCCGTCCTTTTCTTGCTGACCGTCTTGTGCTCTCGTTAGTCAATCTTGCGCAGGTGCAGGCAAAGGGATTCAAGAAAAAAGAATCGGGGGCAGTGTGGATGGACGATGATACAAGGAAGACGGTCCTCGTTGCTTATCAGAAGCGCAAGCAGGAAGAAATAGAGCACCCCTTTCTTAAGGAGAAGGTAGCAATTGGTCTTCTCCCTTATGCGCAGGCGCTGCTTATGGCGCGTTATCTCAGGGGGGATATCGACAATTATCCTCCCTTTCTATGGAAATGA
- a CDS encoding DUF5615 family PIN-like protein has protein sequence MKIFVDENIPAVTVKELRKHGHDVKDIRGTESEGMTDEDIWKMLLKDKRLLITTDKGFLEKRREDHYGILIVRLKQPNRLNIHLKVMKAMGLFKKEDWKGLTVAMQDTFHSVWKAKKRGKDK, from the coding sequence ATGAAGATTTTCGTGGACGAAAACATACCGGCTGTGACGGTTAAGGAATTACGCAAGCACGGCCACGATGTGAAGGATATTCGGGGCACAGAAAGCGAAGGCATGACGGACGAAGATATATGGAAAATGCTGCTAAAAGACAAGAGGCTTCTGATTACCACAGATAAGGGTTTTTTAGAGAAACGCCGTGAAGATCATTACGGTATTTTGATTGTCCGGCTCAAGCAGCCCAACAGATTGAACATTCATCTCAAGGTCATGAAGGCAATGGGTCTTTTCAAGAAAGAGGACTGGAAGGGATTAACTGTTGCAATGCAGGATACATTTCACAGCGTCTGGAAAGCCAAAAAACGCGGTAAAGACAAGTGA
- a CDS encoding DUF433 domain-containing protein, with product MFKRISVDAKICHGQACIKGTRIPVHQILHMLANGDTIDELLEEYPSITRKDILACIEYAAELTEEQIVPDEVVA from the coding sequence ATGTTTAAGCGCATTTCAGTTGACGCCAAAATCTGTCACGGGCAGGCATGTATTAAGGGGACTCGCATTCCTGTTCATCAAATTCTCCACATGTTAGCAAATGGAGACACTATTGATGAGCTTCTTGAGGAATATCCTTCAATCACTCGCAAGGATATTCTTGCCTGTATTGAGTACGCTGCCGAACTGACCGAAGAGCAGATTGTTCCGGACGAAGTGGTAGCATGA
- the cas4 gene encoding CRISPR-associated protein Cas4 gives MSYSEDNLVMLSALQHFMYCPRQCALIHIEQAWSENLFTAEGRIMHDKVDTANRETRGNVRIEYGVPMRSLKLGLIGKADVVEFHKHDDGKWIPFPVEYKRGKPKMDDCDRVQLCAQAICLEEMLNVAIPQGALFYGRTRRREEVVFDNALRMETEDAAKKTHELIESGITPKPEYSKKCKKCSLLDLCMPKACEKKTSAGNYLAGVIKELK, from the coding sequence TTGAGCTACAGTGAGGACAACCTGGTTATGCTCTCAGCCTTGCAGCACTTCATGTATTGTCCGAGGCAGTGCGCTCTGATACATATCGAGCAAGCATGGAGCGAGAATCTCTTCACTGCCGAAGGCAGGATCATGCATGACAAGGTTGACACGGCGAATAGGGAGACAAGAGGGAATGTTCGCATTGAATACGGTGTGCCGATGCGGTCGCTGAAGCTTGGGCTCATCGGGAAGGCCGATGTGGTCGAATTCCACAAGCACGATGATGGGAAATGGATTCCTTTTCCGGTTGAGTACAAACGCGGCAAGCCCAAGATGGATGATTGTGACAGGGTGCAGCTTTGCGCTCAGGCAATCTGTCTTGAAGAGATGCTGAATGTTGCAATACCACAAGGGGCTCTCTTTTACGGGCGGACACGCAGAAGGGAAGAAGTTGTTTTCGACAATGCATTGCGGATGGAGACAGAGGATGCTGCAAAGAAAACGCACGAGCTGATCGAATCGGGGATCACCCCGAAACCTGAATACTCAAAGAAGTGCAAGAAATGTTCTCTGCTCGATCTCTGCATGCCGAAGGCTTGTGAGAAAAAGACGTCGGCAGGGAACTATCTTGCAGGGGTTATCAAGGAATTGAAGTGA
- a CDS encoding type II toxin-antitoxin system prevent-host-death family antitoxin produces the protein MNTITYSAARTRLASTMKEVCENHEPVIITRQKAESVVMLALDDFRALEETAYLLRVPKNAKRLLESIAELERGGGKARKLAG, from the coding sequence ATGAACACGATTACATATTCAGCTGCGCGCACCCGTCTTGCGTCAACCATGAAAGAAGTCTGCGAAAACCATGAGCCCGTCATCATCACCAGACAGAAGGCAGAATCAGTGGTAATGCTTGCCCTGGATGATTTCAGGGCGCTTGAGGAGACGGCATATCTTCTTCGCGTGCCCAAGAATGCGAAGAGGCTTCTGGAATCCATCGCAGAGCTTGAACGCGGCGGCGGCAAGGCCCGCAAACTGGCGGGGTGA
- a CDS encoding Txe/YoeB family addiction module toxin: MKLIFSEHAWEDYLYWQKTDKQMLKRINRLIHEIMHDPFTGAGKPEPLKHGLSGYWSRRINDEHRIVYRPAEDAIFIAQLRYHY, from the coding sequence GTGAAGCTCATCTTCTCGGAGCACGCCTGGGAGGACTACCTGTACTGGCAGAAGACCGACAAACAGATGCTGAAACGCATCAACCGCTTGATCCACGAGATCATGCATGACCCCTTCACCGGCGCCGGCAAGCCCGAACCCCTCAAACACGGCCTTTCCGGCTATTGGTCCCGGCGCATCAACGACGAGCACCGCATCGTCTACCGCCCTGCTGAAGATGCAATCTTTATCGCTCAATTGCGGTATCATTATTGA